Proteins co-encoded in one Candidatus Nitrosacidococcus tergens genomic window:
- a CDS encoding 2OG-Fe(II) oxygenase, whose protein sequence is MLLNQDKLINTEVIENPFPHFIVTDLINKNSLLDIYNDYPTIDYPGSYPLAVLQIRERFSALIEELKGSFLEEILEEKFKIPLRNYPLLITVRGKCTLKDGAIHTDSATKIITVLLYLNEHWEKSEGQLRLLRDGENIENYFTQIPPQAGTLLAFKVTKNSWHGHLPFEGARRVVQINWVSSEFIARKALIKHYLSFKLKNLVKIKQ, encoded by the coding sequence ATGCTTCTTAATCAGGATAAACTCATTAATACGGAAGTCATAGAAAATCCTTTTCCTCATTTTATTGTGACTGATTTAATCAATAAAAATAGTTTACTAGATATTTATAATGACTATCCAACAATTGACTATCCGGGCAGTTACCCCCTAGCTGTACTTCAGATTAGAGAAAGATTTTCAGCTTTAATTGAAGAATTAAAAGGTTCTTTTCTTGAAGAAATTCTAGAGGAAAAATTTAAAATTCCACTAAGAAATTACCCTTTACTTATTACAGTACGAGGAAAATGTACCCTTAAAGATGGGGCAATCCACACCGATAGTGCAACAAAAATTATTACTGTTTTACTCTATCTTAATGAACATTGGGAGAAATCAGAAGGGCAACTACGGTTGCTTAGGGATGGAGAAAATATTGAGAATTATTTTACTCAAATCCCTCCACAAGCAGGAACACTGCTTGCCTTTAAGGTCACAAAAAATTCATGGCATGGGCATCTACCTTTTGAAGGAGCCCGTCGGGTAGTTCAGATTAACTGGGTAAGTAGTGAATTTATCGCAAGGAAAGCCTTAATTAAACACTACCTTTCATTCAAGCTTAAAAACTTAGTGAAAATAAAGCAATAA
- a CDS encoding glycoside hydrolase family 15 protein: MGKLIEDYGLIGNMVSCALVGIDGSIDWLCLPHFDSDACFAALLGTPDHGRWLIAPKKGEIKNTTRRYLPNTPILETTFETETGVVCITDFMPLTTNEKKVELLRIVRGIRGQVDMEMDIVLRFRYGETVPWVRQTDYGIRAISGPDTVELLTPIPLHGENMKTRSNFTVTEGSYVPFTLTYHPSQEEPRFISDSRAALTVTSDWWQEWASRCYNAHASVPPEWRDAIVRSLITLKVMTFQPTGGIVAAPTTSLPEEIGGERQWDYRFCWIRDSALALHTFLSSGYMDEAKAFREWLLRAAAGHPEQMQIMYGLRGERRLTEEELPWLPGYENSRPVRIGNGAYRQKQLDVYGELMNTTHLARMSQIGSATSWQFQCTLLRNLEESWHYPDEGIWEIRSSQRHFTHSKMMCWVAFDQAVKAIEIFGLEGPLDKWKKIRAEIKTDILTHGYDSERNTFTQTYGHPGLDASLLLLGKTGFLEPTDPRFIGTVEAIEKELIEDGFVLRYRPEESTDGLSGNEGAFLVCSFWLVDAYALIGRHNDAMVLFNRLLSIRNDLGLLAEEYHPGLKRQLGNFPQAFSHVGLIDAAHHLLQSYIPQP; encoded by the coding sequence ATGGGTAAGCTAATTGAAGACTACGGCCTAATTGGCAATATGGTCTCTTGTGCCCTTGTAGGTATTGATGGATCTATCGATTGGTTATGTCTCCCACATTTTGATTCTGATGCATGTTTTGCTGCTTTATTAGGTACTCCAGACCACGGCCGCTGGCTCATTGCTCCTAAAAAAGGAGAGATTAAAAATACAACTCGACGCTACCTACCTAACACTCCGATTTTAGAAACTACTTTTGAGACAGAAACAGGCGTAGTATGTATCACCGATTTTATGCCTCTTACTACTAACGAGAAGAAGGTAGAACTGCTTCGGATTGTCCGTGGTATCCGAGGACAAGTGGATATGGAAATGGATATTGTCCTTCGTTTCCGCTATGGAGAAACCGTACCTTGGGTACGGCAAACCGACTATGGTATTCGAGCAATTTCAGGGCCTGATACAGTGGAGTTACTCACGCCTATTCCTCTACATGGGGAAAATATGAAAACTCGGTCTAATTTCACTGTAACCGAGGGAAGTTATGTTCCCTTTACTCTAACTTATCATCCCTCTCAAGAAGAACCAAGATTTATTAGCGATAGCCGAGCTGCCCTAACAGTAACCTCAGACTGGTGGCAAGAATGGGCTAGTCGTTGCTATAACGCCCATGCCTCAGTTCCGCCAGAATGGCGTGATGCAATTGTACGATCCCTAATTACCCTAAAGGTAATGACCTTCCAACCTACGGGTGGCATTGTGGCTGCCCCTACTACTTCACTCCCAGAAGAAATCGGAGGAGAACGGCAATGGGATTATAGATTCTGTTGGATACGAGATTCGGCATTAGCACTTCATACGTTTTTAAGTTCTGGATATATGGATGAAGCAAAGGCGTTTAGAGAGTGGTTACTTCGTGCTGCTGCAGGTCACCCTGAGCAAATGCAAATCATGTATGGGTTACGAGGAGAACGCAGGCTTACAGAAGAGGAGCTTCCTTGGTTACCCGGTTATGAGAATAGTAGACCTGTGCGAATTGGTAATGGTGCCTATCGACAAAAACAGCTCGATGTTTATGGGGAGCTCATGAATACTACTCATTTAGCAAGGATGTCTCAAATAGGAAGCGCTACTTCGTGGCAATTTCAGTGTACTTTATTGAGAAATTTAGAAGAAAGCTGGCACTATCCTGATGAGGGGATTTGGGAGATTCGCAGTTCTCAACGGCATTTTACCCATTCAAAAATGATGTGCTGGGTTGCCTTTGATCAAGCAGTAAAAGCAATAGAGATATTTGGGCTAGAAGGTCCACTAGATAAATGGAAAAAAATTCGAGCAGAAATTAAAACAGATATTCTTACCCATGGTTATGATTCAGAGCGTAATACATTTACTCAAACCTACGGTCACCCGGGGCTAGATGCTTCTCTATTATTATTAGGAAAAACCGGATTTTTGGAACCTACTGATCCTAGATTTATCGGTACAGTTGAAGCTATAGAGAAAGAGCTGATAGAAGATGGGTTTGTATTGCGTTATCGTCCAGAAGAATCTACCGATGGGCTAAGTGGTAATGAAGGTGCTTTTCTGGTATGTAGTTTTTGGCTAGTAGATGCTTATGCACTGATAGGTCGTCATAATGATGCAATGGTATTATTTAATCGATTACTCTCTATCCGAAATGATTTAGGATTACTTGCGGAAGAATATCATCCCGGCTTAAAACGTCAACTAGGCAATTTTCCTCAAGCTTTTTCTCACGTAGGTTTAATTGATGCAGCACACCATCTATTACAAAGCTACATTCCACAACCTTAA
- the corA gene encoding magnesium/cobalt transporter CorA — MLYGFALYEHRFERLPLEESIDSLEKAIWIDLFRPTEEERQQVELIYQQNLPAHNEIEEIEATARFFEDEGGLHLHSYFSHREEGKIDYSTVVFTLSDTRLFTLRDYELPAFRMLRFRVRREPGLITDSASILLALFETKLEELADLLEEIHQGLDKIGKLILEKSEEGSGENLEHALDELARHEDHNGKVRLCLMDTQRALTFLLRRSHLNDDQIRRVREIMRDVDSLLPHSAFLFEKINFLMDAALSFINIEQNRIIKIFSVIAIVFFPPTLIASIYGMNFDIMPEVHWNLGYPVALILMLLSSIAPYLYFKRKGWL; from the coding sequence ATGCTCTATGGATTTGCTTTATATGAACATCGCTTTGAAAGGCTACCTCTTGAGGAGAGTATTGACTCCTTAGAGAAAGCGATTTGGATTGATTTATTTCGCCCTACTGAAGAGGAACGACAGCAAGTTGAGCTAATCTATCAACAAAACCTTCCTGCTCATAATGAAATTGAAGAGATTGAAGCGACTGCTCGGTTTTTTGAAGATGAAGGAGGACTTCACTTACATTCATATTTCTCTCACCGAGAAGAAGGAAAAATTGATTACTCTACCGTAGTTTTCACTTTAAGTGATACTCGATTATTTACTTTAAGAGACTATGAACTACCCGCCTTTCGTATGCTACGGTTTCGAGTACGCCGAGAACCTGGGCTAATTACTGATTCTGCATCAATTTTACTTGCCCTATTTGAAACTAAGCTTGAAGAACTTGCAGACTTACTAGAAGAAATTCATCAGGGATTAGATAAAATAGGTAAACTTATTTTAGAAAAAAGCGAAGAAGGAAGCGGTGAAAATCTTGAACATGCGTTAGATGAATTAGCACGTCACGAAGATCACAATGGTAAAGTCCGCTTATGTTTAATGGATACCCAGCGTGCTTTAACTTTTCTTTTAAGGCGCAGTCACCTAAACGACGATCAAATTAGGAGAGTTCGGGAGATTATGCGAGATGTAGACTCGCTACTACCACATAGTGCTTTCTTATTTGAAAAAATAAATTTTCTTATGGATGCCGCACTAAGCTTTATCAATATAGAACAAAACCGAATTATTAAAATATTTTCGGTAATAGCAATCGTGTTTTTTCCCCCTACTCTTATCGCCAGTATTTATGGGATGAATTTTGATATTATGCCAGAAGTCCACTGGAATTTAGGCTACCCTGTAGCACTTATTCTTATGCTACTCTCTAGTATTGCACCTTATCTTTATTTTAAGCGTAAAGGCTGGCTATAG
- a CDS encoding PhoH family protein: MNNHIQQKQIFIIDTSILLYDPSAIFRFGNHDIYLPLIVIKDLESTAQELSEAGRNAKQSIYFLNKLLTTLDSSKKMMQGFDLSTIDQNWYIKDNMPKGRLFFQSLVKGIFLPSTILEYASDLKKTHPNDKIVIVSKSTVLRAYAIYLNFAAKDYHNNKDLDDANLLHTGYLELPYDLWRSWQKSLYTDPNTKRSAYQVTGIFTKDWYPNQCLHIQGEKNIGAIVRNKIEDTTAVVELIQNYQDPNRSVWGISARNQQQNFALNLLLDPEIDFVTLLGPAGTGKTLLALAAGLTQTLETKHYQEIIMTRITVPVGEDIGFLPGTEEEKMTPWMGALMDNLEVLAQPEEGGSWGRSVTHSVLLNRIKIHSLNFMRGRTFHNKFIIIDEAQNLTPKQMKTLITRTGNGSKVICLGNISQIDSPDLTPATSGLTYTVKFFKSWRHSGHVTLTRGERSRLAGFASNML; this comes from the coding sequence ATGAATAATCATATTCAACAAAAGCAGATTTTTATCATTGATACTAGTATTTTACTCTATGATCCAAGTGCAATTTTTCGCTTTGGTAATCATGATATTTACTTACCTTTAATCGTCATTAAAGATCTAGAGAGTACAGCACAAGAATTATCTGAAGCAGGTAGAAATGCAAAGCAAAGTATCTACTTTTTAAATAAATTACTTACCACTCTAGATTCTTCAAAGAAAATGATGCAAGGATTTGATCTATCTACCATAGATCAAAACTGGTATATAAAAGACAATATGCCTAAGGGACGCCTTTTTTTTCAATCCTTAGTCAAGGGCATATTTCTGCCCTCTACTATTTTAGAGTATGCAAGCGATCTTAAAAAAACACACCCTAACGATAAAATTGTTATTGTCTCTAAGAGTACTGTTCTTCGAGCGTATGCAATTTACTTAAATTTTGCAGCTAAAGACTACCATAATAATAAAGACTTAGATGATGCTAATTTACTTCACACTGGCTATCTTGAGCTACCTTATGATCTTTGGCGAAGTTGGCAAAAATCTCTCTACACTGATCCAAATACGAAACGCTCTGCTTATCAAGTTACAGGTATTTTTACTAAGGATTGGTACCCAAATCAATGCCTTCATATTCAAGGGGAAAAGAATATTGGTGCCATTGTCCGTAACAAAATAGAGGATACTACTGCGGTTGTTGAGTTAATTCAAAATTATCAAGATCCAAACCGTAGTGTGTGGGGAATCTCTGCTCGGAATCAACAGCAAAATTTTGCTCTTAATTTGCTATTAGATCCAGAAATAGATTTTGTTACTCTATTAGGTCCAGCTGGGACTGGAAAAACCTTACTTGCTCTTGCTGCTGGCCTTACTCAAACTTTGGAAACAAAGCACTATCAGGAGATCATTATGACAAGAATCACAGTACCTGTTGGAGAGGATATTGGGTTTTTACCTGGTACTGAAGAGGAAAAAATGACTCCTTGGATGGGCGCATTAATGGATAACTTGGAAGTGCTTGCACAACCAGAAGAAGGAGGCTCTTGGGGAAGATCAGTAACTCATAGTGTGTTGCTAAATCGAATTAAGATTCACTCCTTAAATTTTATGCGAGGTCGTACTTTTCATAACAAATTTATTATCATTGATGAAGCACAAAATTTAACTCCAAAACAAATGAAAACCCTAATTACTCGGACAGGTAATGGAAGTAAGGTGATTTGTCTTGGAAATATCTCTCAAATTGATTCCCCTGATCTAACTCCAGCTACTTCAGGACTTACTTATACCGTAAAATTCTTTAAATCTTGGAGGCATAGCGGTCATGTTACCCTAACAAGAGGAGAGCGTTCCCGGCTTGCTGGTTTTGCATCTAATATGCTGTAA
- the icd gene encoding NADP-dependent isocitrate dehydrogenase yields the protein MVYDKISCPSDGELIKISSDLSLDVPNFPLIPFIEGDGIGVDITPVMCKVVDAAVTSAYGKNRKIAWVEIFAGEKACQIYGESQWLPEETLAALSNFVVSIKGPLTTPVGKGIRSLNVSIRQALDLYSCIRPVRYFPGTPSPLIDPTQTNMVIFRENTEDIYAGIEWPAYSPEAQKVITFLEQEMGVNKVRFPQSSGIGIKPVSQEGSQRLIRQAIQYTIDNDRSSVTLVHKGNIMKFTEGAFRDWGYELARTSFNATTLGKGPWYSLVNPKNGHEIVIKDSIADNFLQQILLNPADYDVIATLNLNGDYISDALAAQVGGIGIAPGANIGDKAAVFEATHGTAPEYANKNLLNPGSLILSAEMMLRHLGWSEAADLVIQGISGAIQSKRVTTDFARLIEGSTQVSCSEFGEEIIRWM from the coding sequence ATGGTCTACGATAAAATTTCATGCCCAAGTGATGGAGAATTAATAAAAATTAGCTCTGATTTAAGCTTAGACGTGCCAAACTTCCCATTAATTCCTTTTATTGAAGGTGATGGCATTGGGGTGGATATTACCCCAGTGATGTGCAAGGTAGTGGATGCTGCGGTAACAAGTGCTTATGGAAAAAATCGTAAAATCGCTTGGGTAGAAATTTTTGCAGGGGAAAAAGCATGCCAAATCTATGGAGAAAGCCAATGGTTGCCAGAAGAAACCTTAGCTGCACTAAGCAATTTTGTTGTATCCATAAAGGGACCTTTAACTACACCGGTGGGTAAAGGAATTCGCTCTTTAAATGTTTCTATTCGTCAAGCTTTGGATCTTTATTCTTGTATTCGACCAGTACGCTATTTTCCTGGTACCCCTAGCCCTTTAATCGATCCAACTCAGACAAATATGGTTATTTTTCGAGAAAATACAGAAGATATTTATGCTGGGATTGAATGGCCTGCTTACTCTCCAGAAGCACAAAAAGTCATTACTTTCCTTGAACAAGAAATGGGAGTAAATAAGGTTCGTTTTCCTCAAAGCTCTGGGATCGGTATTAAACCCGTCTCTCAAGAAGGATCTCAGCGGTTAATTAGACAAGCAATACAGTATACTATTGATAATGATCGATCTTCAGTGACTTTAGTGCACAAAGGTAATATTATGAAGTTTACCGAAGGAGCATTTAGAGATTGGGGTTATGAATTAGCTCGTACTTCCTTTAATGCTACTACCTTAGGGAAAGGTCCTTGGTATTCTTTAGTAAATCCTAAAAATGGTCATGAAATTGTAATTAAAGATTCCATTGCCGATAATTTTCTCCAGCAAATTTTACTTAACCCTGCAGATTATGATGTCATTGCTACATTAAACCTTAATGGAGATTATATCTCTGATGCTTTGGCTGCCCAAGTAGGTGGGATTGGTATCGCACCGGGTGCCAATATAGGAGATAAGGCAGCAGTTTTTGAAGCAACTCATGGTACTGCCCCAGAGTATGCTAATAAGAACCTGCTCAATCCAGGTAGCTTAATTCTCTCTGCAGAAATGATGTTACGTCATTTAGGCTGGAGTGAAGCAGCAGATTTGGTTATTCAAGGAATTTCTGGGGCTATTCAAAGCAAAAGAGTAACTACTGACTTTGCTCGCTTAATAGAAGGGTCTACTCAAGTTTCCTGCTCTGAATTTGGTGAGGAAATTATTCGGTGGATGTAG
- a CDS encoding polysaccharide deacetylase family protein: MNVFFTFDVEVWCNSWNHLDQDFPASFDRYVFGRSSKGEYALPKILNTLGKYDLKGVFFVEPLFAAHFGVEYLATIVELIQNAGQEIQLHLHPEWADEAHNALLENVTGKCQYLTQYSFEEQRILIQHGLQLLQEAGCDLLPTAFRAGSFSCNNDTFSAVAMNGLRFDSSINPQMEASQPGKITPMYANPYEVFTHNGLTLIPMSSFCDGYGRHRHAQIGACSAQEITQALEDAVRKQWHTFVLLAHNFELMVPKRSARDFFVEHRFNHICRFLNANRSITPTVNFADVSTFPEPCNMPLPVVGTMATTKRYIEQALRRLF; the protein is encoded by the coding sequence ATGAATGTCTTCTTTACCTTTGATGTTGAAGTTTGGTGTAATAGTTGGAACCACTTAGATCAAGATTTCCCAGCTAGCTTCGACCGGTATGTTTTCGGGCGTTCATCCAAAGGAGAGTATGCGCTCCCAAAAATCCTCAATACTCTTGGTAAATATGATCTGAAAGGTGTATTTTTTGTTGAACCTCTATTTGCTGCTCATTTTGGTGTTGAATATCTTGCAACTATTGTTGAGTTAATCCAGAATGCTGGCCAAGAGATTCAGTTACATCTACACCCTGAGTGGGCTGATGAAGCACACAATGCACTACTTGAAAACGTTACAGGTAAGTGCCAGTATCTTACACAATACAGTTTTGAAGAGCAACGGATTCTTATTCAACATGGCCTTCAGCTACTTCAAGAGGCAGGTTGCGATTTACTACCTACTGCTTTTCGGGCAGGTAGCTTCTCTTGTAATAACGATACTTTTTCAGCAGTTGCCATGAATGGCCTGAGATTTGACAGTAGTATCAATCCGCAAATGGAAGCATCTCAACCAGGTAAGATTACACCTATGTATGCAAATCCCTATGAGGTTTTTACGCACAATGGATTAACCTTAATTCCAATGAGCAGTTTTTGTGATGGATATGGCCGTCATCGACATGCTCAGATCGGTGCTTGTAGTGCTCAAGAAATTACTCAAGCACTTGAAGATGCAGTACGTAAGCAATGGCATACTTTTGTATTACTTGCACATAATTTTGAATTAATGGTACCTAAGCGTAGTGCTCGGGATTTTTTTGTAGAACACCGTTTTAATCACATTTGTCGCTTCCTAAACGCAAACCGCTCTATTACGCCTACAGTGAATTTTGCTGATGTATCTACTTTTCCCGAACCCTGCAATATGCCTCTCCCTGTTGTAGGAACAATGGCAACTACAAAGCGTTACATTGAACAAGCCCTTCGTCGCTTATTCTAA
- a CDS encoding arsenate reductase/protein-tyrosine-phosphatase family protein, with product MRASLFKPFYQWYEWICFNYGSFRGWVRHLLTTAQFLLGVLDSYTNINPECKVQRLVFVCLGNINRSAFAQAVGESKGLHCASLGLATETGMPAYKKAVATASIMGIDLTKHIATDFSDHEQNQFDLYLVMEVRHINRLISLGISREQVILLGAWSAPKRIHLHDPHTLSDNYFYSCFTLIRSAVERLAIQLNNSKP from the coding sequence ATGCGTGCCTCACTTTTTAAGCCTTTTTACCAATGGTATGAATGGATTTGCTTTAATTACGGTAGTTTCAGAGGATGGGTGAGGCATTTACTCACAACAGCTCAATTTTTACTCGGAGTGCTCGATTCATATACAAATATAAATCCGGAGTGTAAAGTCCAGCGACTTGTATTTGTTTGTCTTGGCAATATTAACCGCAGTGCATTTGCTCAAGCGGTTGGAGAATCTAAAGGATTACACTGTGCTTCCTTAGGGTTAGCTACTGAAACTGGAATGCCTGCTTATAAAAAAGCGGTAGCAACAGCCTCTATAATGGGGATAGACCTAACCAAGCATATAGCTACTGATTTTTCAGATCATGAACAAAACCAATTTGATTTATATCTTGTTATGGAAGTTCGGCATATAAATCGACTTATATCACTTGGTATTTCTCGTGAGCAAGTTATATTACTTGGTGCTTGGTCAGCTCCAAAGCGCATTCATCTTCATGATCCCCATACTCTATCTGATAACTATTTTTATAGCTGTTTTACCCTAATTCGCTCTGCAGTGGAACGTTTAGCGATTCAATTAAACAACTCTAAACCATAA
- a CDS encoding carboxylate--amine ligase yields the protein MSTPYSNFPPCIVFGVDLQIGLYIIRELGQAGIRVIGIASNPNDIGLRSRWLTEGHVIQQPHSEALLELLRTLGNIHGRCPLIATSEAHLLWLAQCPTSELGLIHPVLPSATALQAVINKEQTLELATKVGIKIPYTWQPISLADIDDRVEKFPTPAVLKWKNPHIARSMLEKFQLSTLKSEHVATTSDLRNVLLRYLDLGQWPMVQEYCPGYGLGQFFFIKNHHTVRRFQHMRLAEWPPEGGYSTVCTGLSLNKHADLQERSIALLNLIDWEGVAMVEYRYDPLTNRSWLMEINGRFWGSFPLASQSGASFALLTYLDAIGEKLPKLPPVKSNLRARMVFTELKRLWRICIQPDRITDPAFERKPLAEIARFFSDFFRRNVRYYVWSWRDPLPFLQDLFNMFWNRLK from the coding sequence ATGAGTACACCTTATAGTAATTTTCCACCATGTATTGTGTTCGGAGTTGATCTTCAAATTGGATTGTATATTATTCGTGAACTTGGGCAAGCAGGAATCCGGGTTATCGGTATTGCAAGTAACCCTAATGATATTGGACTACGTTCACGCTGGTTAACAGAAGGTCATGTAATTCAGCAACCACATAGCGAAGCTCTTTTAGAACTACTACGCACACTAGGGAATATACATGGTCGCTGCCCTTTAATCGCAACTTCTGAAGCCCATTTATTATGGCTTGCTCAATGCCCTACATCTGAATTAGGGTTAATTCATCCTGTCTTACCTTCAGCCACTGCATTGCAAGCTGTAATTAATAAAGAGCAGACGCTAGAGCTAGCCACTAAAGTGGGTATAAAAATACCATATACTTGGCAACCAATAAGTTTAGCGGATATCGATGATCGTGTAGAGAAATTTCCAACTCCAGCTGTATTGAAGTGGAAAAATCCTCATATTGCAAGATCTATGCTTGAAAAATTTCAGCTATCAACACTTAAGTCAGAACATGTTGCTACAACTTCAGATTTACGTAATGTATTATTGCGTTACTTAGATTTAGGTCAGTGGCCCATGGTTCAAGAGTATTGCCCTGGATATGGTTTAGGCCAGTTCTTTTTTATAAAAAATCACCATACGGTACGCCGCTTCCAGCATATGAGACTTGCTGAATGGCCACCAGAAGGGGGGTACTCAACTGTTTGTACTGGGTTATCTCTGAATAAGCATGCTGATTTACAAGAGCGATCAATTGCCTTACTGAACTTGATTGATTGGGAAGGGGTTGCCATGGTGGAATACCGCTATGATCCACTGACAAATCGTTCATGGTTAATGGAAATTAATGGCCGATTCTGGGGTAGTTTTCCTCTGGCAAGCCAAAGTGGAGCAAGTTTTGCGCTACTTACCTATTTAGATGCGATCGGAGAGAAATTACCTAAGCTACCTCCAGTAAAAAGTAATTTACGAGCACGAATGGTATTTACAGAATTAAAGCGTCTTTGGCGAATTTGTATCCAGCCCGATCGTATCACTGATCCTGCATTTGAGCGTAAACCACTTGCTGAGATAGCGCGCTTTTTTAGTGATTTTTTCAGGAGAAACGTTCGCTACTATGTATGGTCTTGGCGTGATCCACTCCCATTTTTGCAAGATTTATTTAATATGTTTTGGAATCGATTAAAATAA
- a CDS encoding NADPH-dependent FMN reductase codes for MLLHLQVIIASTRPNRIGSKIAHWFADYAKKNSDFVVELVDLANFKLPIYDESDHPRNKNYKHKHTKGWSQSVKKADAYVFVAPEYNYSPTPALINAFNYVYQEWNYKPCSFVSYGGISGGLRAAQAARLQVTTLKMMPIPEGVSIPMANTLVNSDGFQTSDRIDHSAKTVLDELQRWAIALKTLR; via the coding sequence ATGTTATTACATTTACAGGTAATTATCGCAAGTACACGCCCAAATCGAATAGGATCTAAAATAGCTCATTGGTTTGCCGATTATGCTAAAAAAAATAGCGATTTTGTTGTTGAACTAGTAGATTTGGCTAATTTTAAATTACCTATTTATGATGAATCCGATCACCCAAGAAACAAAAACTACAAACATAAGCATACTAAAGGTTGGAGTCAAAGTGTAAAAAAAGCCGATGCCTATGTGTTCGTTGCTCCTGAATATAATTATTCACCAACTCCTGCATTAATTAATGCTTTTAATTATGTTTATCAAGAGTGGAATTATAAGCCTTGCAGCTTTGTTAGTTATGGTGGAATTTCTGGTGGGTTACGTGCAGCACAAGCTGCACGTTTGCAAGTGACTACATTAAAAATGATGCCCATCCCTGAAGGGGTAAGCATCCCTATGGCTAACACGTTAGTTAATAGTGATGGATTTCAAACTAGTGATCGTATAGATCACTCAGCTAAAACTGTACTTGATGAATTACAACGTTGGGCTATTGCATTAAAAACACTGAGATAA
- a CDS encoding DNA-methyltransferase: MDGLSIQSGQIVSVNKGGWDKSYGINHINEFNRAWLSLVREKINENATIWISGTVHNIFSVRQILIELGFKILNIITWEKNNPPPNFSYRYFTHSTEQVIWVKKNEKIPYYFNYELMKKINGNKQMKDVWKLPTIAPWEKSCGKHPTQKPLSLLIRLILASTKPNAWILDPFTGSSTTGIVANLINRQFIGIDQEESYLEISKNRKLEIESLQTAVDYRQKLVGFDHKKDLEQYLLEESSSNRDIQQNFNASHKIEQLSILFRVNNLNRLFLYD; the protein is encoded by the coding sequence ATGGATGGGTTATCAATTCAAAGCGGACAAATTGTGAGCGTTAATAAAGGAGGATGGGATAAGTCCTATGGCATTAATCATATTAATGAATTTAACCGTGCTTGGCTTTCATTAGTTCGGGAGAAAATAAATGAGAATGCCACTATTTGGATTAGTGGCACAGTCCATAATATTTTTTCAGTAAGACAAATTCTAATTGAGCTAGGCTTTAAAATTTTAAATATCATTACTTGGGAGAAAAATAATCCTCCACCTAATTTTTCCTACCGTTATTTTACCCATTCTACTGAGCAAGTCATTTGGGTAAAAAAAAACGAAAAAATTCCCTATTATTTTAACTATGAATTGATGAAAAAAATCAATGGGAATAAACAAATGAAGGATGTTTGGAAATTACCGACAATTGCCCCTTGGGAAAAATCTTGTGGTAAACATCCTACCCAAAAACCACTATCCTTGCTCATAAGACTAATTTTAGCCTCTACTAAACCAAATGCTTGGATACTCGATCCCTTTACAGGAAGTTCAACCACAGGAATTGTAGCAAATTTAATCAACAGACAATTTATAGGGATCGATCAAGAAGAATCTTATTTAGAAATCAGTAAAAACAGGAAACTAGAAATTGAGAGCCTACAAACTGCAGTAGATTATCGGCAAAAACTAGTAGGATTTGACCATAAAAAAGATCTAGAGCAATATCTATTGGAAGAATCAAGCTCTAACCGTGATATTCAGCAAAACTTTAATGCTAGCCACAAGATAGAGCAGCTAAGCATTCTCTTTAGAGTAAATAATTTAAATCGTTTGTTTCTCTATGATTAG